A single genomic interval of Bradyrhizobium sp. AZCC 1693 harbors:
- a CDS encoding fumarylacetoacetate hydrolase family protein, producing the protein MHLLSYLANGEPRFGAAVAGGVVDLTQRLGPKCPDLRTLIAKEGLEVARQMVASLKPSHALDDLVLLPPIPNPEKLWCIGVNYKDRNAEYKDNSDLPKYPSLFVRNPSSVVGSNQPIEKPKISEQLDYEGELVIVIGKEGRHIPRERAWDHIFGMTLCNEGSVRDWLHHGKFNVTQGKNFDRSGSIGPWIVTSDECDPRGPHDIITRVNGEVRQSDSTERLMFPFDFLIAYLSTFATLKPGDMIATGTPTGAGARFTPPRWLKPGDVVEVESAGIGILRNTVAEEQ; encoded by the coding sequence ATGCATCTCTTAAGTTATCTCGCAAACGGCGAGCCGCGCTTCGGCGCGGCCGTTGCCGGCGGCGTGGTTGACCTTACCCAACGGCTCGGACCGAAATGTCCTGACCTTCGGACCCTGATCGCCAAGGAGGGCCTGGAAGTTGCGCGCCAAATGGTCGCCAGCCTCAAGCCAAGCCATGCGCTCGACGATCTTGTGCTGCTGCCGCCGATTCCCAATCCGGAAAAACTCTGGTGCATCGGCGTCAACTACAAGGACCGCAACGCCGAGTACAAGGACAATTCGGACCTGCCGAAATATCCGAGCCTGTTTGTCCGCAATCCCTCCTCGGTCGTCGGCTCCAACCAGCCGATCGAGAAGCCGAAAATCTCTGAACAGCTCGATTATGAGGGCGAGCTCGTGATCGTGATCGGCAAGGAAGGACGGCACATCCCCCGCGAGCGCGCCTGGGACCACATCTTCGGCATGACGCTGTGCAATGAGGGCAGCGTCCGCGACTGGCTGCACCACGGCAAGTTCAACGTTACGCAAGGCAAGAATTTCGATCGCTCGGGCAGCATCGGGCCGTGGATCGTCACGTCGGACGAATGCGATCCGCGCGGGCCTCATGACATTATCACCCGCGTCAATGGCGAGGTACGCCAGAGCGATTCCACCGAGCGGCTGATGTTCCCGTTCGATTTCCTGATCGCCTACCTCTCCACCTTTGCCACCCTCAAACCCGGCGACATGATCGCGACCGGCACGCCGACCGGCGCCGGCGCTCGTTTCACGCCGCCGCGCTGGCTCAAGCCAGGCGACGTCGTCGAGGTGGAATCCGCTGGGATCGGCATCCTTCGCAATACCGTGGCGGAGGAGCAGTAG
- a CDS encoding amidohydrolase family protein, with protein MPTYLPFDPNPRRPSKLPPPKSIDSQFHVLGPLDKYPVRPGAAYQMPTATWEAALRVHKALGIERGIIVQTTTYGADHSVVLDGLAAMGPNYRGCANALVFAEADDAYLAKLHDAGVRGARFSFRQELGAVLSDKDFARAIARIRELGWYAKIQPEKDGIVSSVAKYEDLDVPVLIDHMARPDPVRGKEDPNLQKMLELLSKGNFWVMLSLGEKTSKKGPPWDDVIPIARAYIDAAPDRCVWASDWPHPVSVVQPPNDADLLELLYRYVADEAELRKILVSNPAKLFGYEN; from the coding sequence ATGCCGACCTATCTTCCCTTCGATCCGAACCCGCGCCGTCCTTCAAAACTGCCGCCGCCAAAGAGCATCGACAGCCAGTTTCACGTGCTGGGTCCGTTGGACAAATATCCGGTGCGGCCCGGCGCCGCCTACCAGATGCCGACCGCGACCTGGGAAGCGGCACTTCGCGTCCACAAGGCGCTCGGCATCGAGCGCGGCATCATCGTGCAGACCACGACCTATGGCGCCGATCATTCCGTGGTCCTCGACGGCCTCGCCGCGATGGGACCGAACTACCGCGGTTGCGCCAACGCGCTGGTGTTTGCCGAAGCCGACGATGCCTATCTCGCCAAACTTCACGACGCCGGCGTGCGCGGCGCCCGCTTCAGTTTCCGGCAGGAACTGGGCGCGGTGCTCTCGGACAAGGATTTTGCGCGCGCGATCGCGCGCATTCGCGAACTCGGCTGGTACGCAAAAATCCAGCCGGAGAAGGACGGCATCGTCTCGAGCGTTGCCAAATACGAAGATCTCGACGTACCCGTGCTGATCGACCACATGGCCCGCCCTGACCCTGTGCGCGGCAAGGAAGATCCGAATTTGCAAAAGATGCTGGAGCTGCTGTCGAAGGGCAATTTCTGGGTCATGCTGTCGCTCGGGGAAAAGACGTCGAAAAAAGGCCCGCCCTGGGACGACGTCATTCCGATCGCGCGCGCCTATATCGACGCCGCCCCCGACCGCTGCGTGTGGGCAAGCGACTGGCCGCATCCGGTTTCGGTGGTGCAGCCGCCCAATGACGCCGACCTGCTCGAACTGCTCTATCGCTACGTTGCTGACGAGGCCGAACTGCGGAAGATCCTGGTGAGCAATCCGGCCAAGCTGTTCGGCTACGAGAACTAG
- a CDS encoding sensor histidine kinase, whose product MNKATTLLYIDDDEALARLVDRGLTRAGFKVVHAAGGDQGLARLAQGGIDVVALDQYMPGLDGLETLERIMAIPDAPPVVFVTASQDSAIAVTALKAGAADYLVKDTQGDFIPLLQVAVNGALRQSELQRARDEAEAEVHRSRDRYAALAAEREVLLREVNHRVGNSLQIIASLLHLQANSATQDDVKAALTNAMGRVAAVAQVHRRLYTSHDLKSVLLNQYLEALLEDLRRSAEGNKMSRLTLEAEPIEIDPDRAVAIGIIVNELVMNAVKYAYPDGAGPIHVELKPEGDDLVVAIADNGVGLNAKADPRSTGMGQRIVSAMAAKLDASAERDPDHHGTRIVLRFRRIPAAAPKPTNAAVG is encoded by the coding sequence ATGAACAAAGCGACGACCCTTTTGTATATCGATGACGACGAGGCCCTCGCCCGGCTGGTCGACCGCGGCCTGACGCGGGCCGGTTTCAAGGTTGTCCATGCTGCGGGTGGCGACCAGGGATTGGCGCGGCTGGCGCAAGGCGGCATCGATGTCGTGGCGCTCGACCAGTACATGCCCGGGCTCGACGGGCTGGAAACGCTGGAACGGATCATGGCGATCCCGGACGCGCCGCCGGTGGTGTTCGTCACGGCGTCGCAGGATTCGGCGATCGCCGTCACGGCGCTGAAGGCCGGCGCCGCCGACTATCTGGTCAAGGACACGCAGGGCGATTTCATTCCGCTGCTTCAGGTCGCCGTCAACGGCGCGCTGCGGCAGTCCGAACTTCAGCGCGCTCGCGACGAGGCCGAAGCCGAGGTTCACCGTTCGCGCGACCGCTATGCGGCGCTCGCCGCCGAACGCGAAGTGCTGCTGCGCGAAGTCAACCACCGTGTCGGCAACTCGTTGCAGATCATCGCCTCGCTGCTACATTTGCAGGCCAATTCGGCCACCCAGGACGATGTCAAGGCGGCGCTCACCAACGCGATGGGCCGCGTCGCCGCGGTCGCCCAGGTGCATCGCCGCCTCTACACCTCGCATGATCTCAAGAGCGTGTTGCTGAACCAGTATCTCGAAGCCCTGCTGGAAGACCTCCGGCGTTCGGCCGAGGGCAACAAGATGTCGCGGCTGACGCTCGAGGCCGAACCGATCGAGATCGACCCGGACCGTGCGGTGGCGATCGGCATCATCGTCAACGAGCTGGTGATGAACGCCGTCAAATACGCCTATCCCGACGGCGCCGGTCCCATTCACGTCGAGCTAAAGCCTGAGGGCGACGACCTCGTGGTCGCGATTGCGGACAACGGCGTCGGCCTCAACGCCAAGGCCGATCCGCGCTCCACCGGCATGGGGCAACGTATCGTGAGCGCGATGGCCGCCAAGCTGGACGCCAGCGCCGAGCGCGATCCGGACCATCACGGCACCAGGATCGTGCTGCGCTTCCGCCGCATCCCGGCGGCGGCGCCGAAACCGACCAACGCAGCAGTGGGCTGA
- a CDS encoding flavin reductase family protein, with the protein MRIDPAYLDAETAYRLITGVVVPRPIAWITSLSATGVLNLAPFSAFTFVSPKPPMLAISVGRKGGIYKDTAQNILNNEEYVVHIADSSLMTAVHESSTEHPPDVSEVEELRLSTLPGELIKVPRLAAAPVAMECRFRQCLEFGETRSRLIVGEVLVFHIRDGLLNNGKIETEALDPIARIAGPRYATLGEIVTLKPVFQTSKTES; encoded by the coding sequence ATGCGGATCGATCCTGCATATCTCGACGCTGAAACGGCCTACCGGCTGATCACCGGCGTCGTGGTGCCTCGCCCGATCGCCTGGATCACCAGCCTGTCGGCCACCGGCGTGCTCAACCTCGCCCCGTTCTCCGCCTTTACCTTCGTTTCGCCGAAGCCGCCGATGCTGGCCATCAGCGTCGGCCGCAAGGGTGGAATCTACAAGGATACCGCGCAGAACATCCTCAACAACGAGGAGTATGTCGTTCACATCGCGGATTCGAGCCTGATGACGGCGGTGCATGAGAGCTCAACCGAGCATCCGCCAGATGTCAGCGAGGTCGAGGAATTGCGGCTGTCGACGCTGCCGGGAGAACTCATCAAGGTGCCGCGTCTCGCTGCAGCGCCGGTTGCGATGGAATGCCGTTTCCGGCAGTGCCTCGAATTCGGTGAGACCCGCAGCCGGCTCATCGTCGGCGAGGTGCTGGTCTTCCATATCAGGGATGGATTGCTGAACAACGGCAAAATCGAAACCGAGGCGCTCGATCCGATCGCCCGTATCGCGGGTCCGCGTTACGCCACGCTCGGCGAGATCGTCACCCTGAAACCCGTGTTCCAGACCTCGAAAACTGAATCCTGA
- a CDS encoding RidA family protein → MTRRKSIHIGEFKHANPIPNACRIGNVLMSGVILGRDPATGKMPEKIEDQCANMFGHMKAIVEAGGGTTDDIIKMTVWLQDRTQRAPVNTEWLKMFPDEHSRPARHALQMDMENGALVQCDFTAVIG, encoded by the coding sequence ATGACAAGGCGCAAGAGCATTCATATCGGCGAATTCAAGCACGCCAATCCAATTCCGAACGCCTGCCGCATCGGCAATGTCCTGATGTCCGGAGTCATCCTTGGCCGCGACCCAGCGACCGGCAAGATGCCGGAAAAGATCGAAGACCAGTGCGCCAACATGTTCGGCCACATGAAGGCGATCGTGGAGGCCGGCGGCGGGACCACTGACGACATCATCAAAATGACCGTATGGCTGCAGGACCGCACGCAGCGCGCACCTGTCAATACCGAGTGGCTGAAGATGTTTCCCGATGAGCATTCCCGCCCCGCTCGTCATGCCCTGCAGATGGACATGGAGAACGGCGCGCTCGTGCAATGCGACTTTACGGCCGTGATCGGCTGA
- a CDS encoding Bug family tripartite tricarboxylate transporter substrate binding protein: MKFFAIAGVAVSALFTVALNTPADAQQWPARQVRLIVPYPAGGNVDSAARVIADRLQAKLGQPFIVENKAGAGGLIAGEAFAKMPADGYALFVGANGPVLFAPEIAKRDAYNWKRDFVPITSITMTPLVLEVHPSVAAKDLKEFIELARRDPGKLTMASPGQGTTNHLLSELMQSTLGLEWLTVHYRGNAPALNDLIGGQVQFALDQISVGLPSIKSGMLRALAVTGSHRASWLPDVPTFTELGYKEFDGQTFTGLFAPARTPPEVVTKLHDTLAEILKDPAIVEKFNALGAEAVSMTPAEFTSYLEREDAKWIPVVRKANIKAD; this comes from the coding sequence ATGAAATTTTTCGCGATCGCAGGCGTCGCTGTATCGGCACTCTTCACGGTGGCGTTGAACACACCGGCCGACGCCCAGCAATGGCCGGCGCGGCAGGTACGCCTGATCGTCCCCTATCCGGCAGGCGGCAATGTCGACAGCGCGGCGCGCGTTATCGCCGACAGGCTGCAGGCGAAGCTGGGTCAGCCATTCATCGTGGAGAACAAGGCCGGTGCCGGCGGCCTGATCGCCGGCGAGGCGTTCGCGAAAATGCCTGCCGACGGCTACGCCTTGTTCGTCGGCGCCAACGGCCCGGTGCTGTTCGCGCCCGAGATCGCCAAGCGCGACGCCTATAACTGGAAACGGGATTTCGTCCCGATCACCTCGATCACGATGACGCCGCTGGTGCTCGAAGTGCATCCGTCGGTGGCGGCCAAGGATCTGAAGGAGTTCATCGAGCTTGCCCGCCGCGATCCCGGCAAGCTGACGATGGCTTCTCCCGGCCAAGGCACCACCAACCATCTGCTCAGCGAGCTGATGCAATCGACGCTCGGCCTGGAATGGCTGACGGTGCACTACCGCGGCAACGCCCCTGCGCTCAACGACCTGATCGGCGGACAGGTGCAATTCGCGCTGGACCAGATCTCGGTCGGACTGCCCTCCATCAAGAGCGGCATGCTGCGTGCGCTTGCCGTCACCGGCAGCCACCGCGCCTCCTGGCTTCCTGATGTCCCCACCTTCACCGAACTCGGCTACAAGGAATTTGACGGCCAGACCTTCACCGGCCTGTTCGCGCCCGCCCGCACGCCGCCCGAGGTCGTGACCAAGCTCCACGATACGCTCGCGGAGATCCTGAAAGATCCCGCCATCGTCGAGAAGTTCAACGCGCTCGGCGCCGAGGCCGTCTCGATGACACCCGCGGAGTTCACGAGCTACCTCGAGCGCGAGGATGCCAAGTGGATTCCCGTGGTCCGCAAGGCCAACATCAAGGCTGACTGA
- a CDS encoding nucleotidyl transferase AbiEii/AbiGii toxin family protein, translating to MNSNMPREYLHDHPQFADLIRIVADEKGIDPALVEKDYWIVHCLHGLQQLGFAFQLKGGTSLSKGHQAINRFSEDIDILIEPPPGHDVKTGRNQNKPAHIQTRKDFYDWLAQTIKIDGILKVERDTAFDDTPNHRSAGIRLNYESVTDALEGLREGVLLEVGFDTVAPNTPKDIGAWAYDYAADKVDIIDNRAKAVLCYDTGYTFVEKLQTVSTKFRKQQAGDGDPIEFMRHYYDIWSLLKRAEVQTFIGTEAYKAHKQMRFRQDDNQNIAENEAFILNNAATRALYAKAYEDSGALYYADRPAFAEMMAEIGKWISRL from the coding sequence GTGAATTCCAACATGCCGCGCGAATATTTGCACGACCACCCGCAGTTCGCGGATCTAATCCGGATCGTCGCGGACGAAAAGGGTATTGATCCGGCGCTGGTCGAAAAGGACTATTGGATCGTGCACTGCCTCCATGGCCTCCAGCAACTTGGATTTGCATTTCAGTTGAAGGGCGGCACGTCGCTTTCAAAGGGTCATCAAGCTATCAACCGGTTTTCGGAGGACATTGATATCCTTATCGAGCCTCCGCCTGGTCACGACGTGAAAACGGGGCGTAATCAAAACAAGCCGGCACACATCCAGACAAGAAAGGATTTCTACGACTGGCTCGCGCAGACGATCAAGATTGACGGCATTTTGAAGGTCGAGCGCGATACGGCTTTTGATGACACGCCGAACCATCGAAGCGCGGGCATCAGACTGAACTACGAAAGCGTGACCGACGCGCTGGAGGGGCTGCGCGAAGGTGTCCTGCTTGAAGTCGGCTTCGATACTGTCGCTCCCAACACGCCGAAGGACATCGGCGCCTGGGCCTACGACTACGCCGCCGACAAGGTGGACATCATCGACAACCGGGCGAAAGCTGTTCTGTGCTACGATACCGGTTATACCTTCGTCGAAAAACTTCAGACTGTCTCTACCAAGTTCCGCAAACAGCAGGCCGGCGATGGCGACCCCATAGAGTTCATGCGTCATTACTACGATATCTGGAGTCTGCTGAAGCGCGCAGAAGTTCAGACGTTCATCGGCACTGAGGCCTACAAGGCTCACAAGCAGATGCGCTTCCGGCAAGATGACAATCAGAACATCGCCGAAAACGAGGCCTTCATTCTCAACAACGCTGCAACGCGCGCGCTCTACGCCAAGGCCTATGAAGATAGCGGTGCGCTCTACTATGCCGACAGACCGGCCTTCGCAGAGATGATGGCCGAGATCGGAAAGTGGATCAGCCGACTTTAG
- the hpaH gene encoding 2-oxo-hept-4-ene-1,7-dioate hydratase encodes MLDQQTVERLAQRLDEAERSKSLITAFTREYPDLTIEDAYAIQRAWTKLQLSRGRVVRGHKIGLTSKAMQNAVGISEPDYGVLFADMFYPDASPIPFDRFHAPRIEVELAFVLKTPLKGPDCTLFDVLNATDYVTPALEILETRMHRIDPVTKAPRKVMDTISDNAANAALVVGGRPIRPLDFDLRWIGALLFRNGQIEETGIAAGVLNHPANGVAWLADRLAAQGEHLEAGEVVLAGSFTRPVDIARGDTFHADYGQFGSVSCQFV; translated from the coding sequence ATGCTCGATCAACAAACCGTCGAACGGCTGGCGCAGCGCCTGGATGAGGCCGAACGCAGCAAGTCGCTGATTACCGCGTTCACGCGCGAATATCCTGATCTCACGATCGAGGACGCCTACGCCATCCAGCGCGCCTGGACGAAGCTGCAGCTCTCCCGCGGCCGCGTCGTTCGGGGGCACAAGATCGGCCTGACATCGAAAGCAATGCAGAACGCCGTCGGCATTTCCGAGCCGGACTACGGCGTGCTGTTCGCCGACATGTTCTACCCCGACGCGTCGCCGATCCCGTTCGACCGCTTCCACGCGCCGCGGATCGAGGTCGAACTGGCCTTCGTTCTGAAGACACCGCTGAAGGGCCCCGACTGCACGCTGTTCGACGTTCTCAATGCCACCGACTACGTCACGCCGGCGCTGGAAATCCTGGAAACCCGGATGCACCGCATCGATCCCGTGACCAAGGCGCCGCGCAAGGTGATGGACACGATTTCCGACAACGCCGCGAATGCGGCGCTGGTCGTCGGTGGCCGGCCCATTCGGCCGCTCGATTTCGACCTGCGCTGGATCGGCGCGCTGTTGTTTCGCAACGGCCAGATCGAAGAGACCGGCATCGCTGCCGGGGTACTCAATCATCCCGCCAACGGCGTGGCCTGGCTCGCCGACCGGCTGGCCGCCCAGGGCGAGCACCTCGAAGCCGGCGAAGTGGTGCTGGCGGGGTCGTTTACCCGGCCGGTCGATATCGCCAGGGGCGACACGTTTCATGCCGACTACGGCCAGTTCGGATCGGTGTCCTGCCAGTTCGTCTGA
- a CDS encoding IclR family transcriptional regulator: MTNGRLRARRHPLQGGQAIRRALTVLRTLAIGGERGVPLAEVVQATSLARPTVHRIVHVLIEEGIVERSERTGNYVVGRQVPELALARPSRSPLLIAAEPHLAAVSAQLGDTLFLTVRTGLDTLCVARRIGSYPIQVLSIEVGVRRPLGVSSAGVAILAAMPAAEARRIVLANETRFGAYRTGTATVLGQVQLARRRGYNLRDVGLVQGTKSLSAWIRTPDGQPAAAITLSAVRSRLSPRRAIEAADVLVAAARAIEAEASREAS; this comes from the coding sequence ATGACAAACGGTCGGTTAAGGGCGCGCAGGCACCCGCTTCAGGGCGGGCAGGCGATCCGTCGCGCGTTGACCGTGCTGCGGACGCTCGCGATTGGCGGGGAAAGAGGCGTACCTCTGGCGGAAGTCGTGCAGGCGACCTCGCTCGCGCGCCCTACGGTACATCGCATCGTGCATGTGCTGATCGAGGAGGGAATTGTCGAGCGCAGCGAGCGGACAGGCAATTACGTCGTCGGCCGCCAGGTGCCCGAACTGGCGCTGGCGCGTCCCTCGCGTTCGCCACTGCTGATTGCAGCAGAGCCACATCTCGCGGCGGTGTCGGCGCAACTTGGCGATACCTTGTTCCTGACGGTGCGCACCGGGCTCGACACCTTATGCGTGGCGCGCCGCATCGGCAGCTATCCGATCCAGGTGTTGTCGATTGAGGTCGGTGTGCGGCGTCCGCTCGGCGTGAGCAGCGCGGGGGTGGCGATACTGGCCGCCATGCCTGCTGCGGAGGCGCGCAGGATCGTGCTCGCCAACGAAACACGATTTGGCGCCTACCGGACCGGTACGGCCACCGTACTCGGACAGGTCCAGCTCGCGCGCCGCCGGGGCTACAATCTCCGTGACGTCGGTCTCGTGCAGGGGACGAAGTCGCTTTCGGCCTGGATCCGGACGCCGGACGGCCAGCCTGCCGCAGCGATTACGCTCTCCGCCGTGCGAAGCAGGTTGAGCCCGCGACGCGCGATCGAAGCGGCGGACGTTCTTGTCGCGGCTGCGCGTGCGATCGAAGCGGAGGCGTCGAGGGAGGCGTCCTAA
- a CDS encoding response regulator produces the protein MSNPVTIIMIEDDEGHARLIERNIRRSGVNNEIMPFTSGTAALDYLFGKDGTGLDHKGSALLILLDLNLPDTTGIDILKRVKENRYLKTTPVVVLTTTDDSHEIKRCYELGCNVYITKPVNYESFANAIRQLGLFFSVIQVPPAAT, from the coding sequence ATGAGTAATCCAGTCACCATCATCATGATCGAGGACGATGAGGGCCATGCCCGCCTGATCGAGCGGAATATACGCCGATCCGGTGTCAACAATGAGATAATGCCGTTCACCAGCGGTACAGCCGCCCTGGACTACCTGTTTGGCAAGGACGGGACGGGTCTCGACCACAAGGGCAGCGCCCTCCTGATCCTGCTCGATCTCAATTTGCCCGACACGACCGGCATCGACATTCTGAAGCGGGTCAAGGAAAACAGATATCTCAAAACCACGCCGGTGGTGGTGCTGACCACGACCGACGATTCTCACGAGATCAAGCGCTGCTACGAACTCGGTTGCAACGTGTACATTACCAAGCCTGTGAACTACGAAAGCTTCGCCAACGCCATTCGCCAGCTCGGCCTGTTCTTTTCCGTCATTCAGGTACCTCCAGCCGCCACATGA